GAGCAGCAGATGCTGGCCATCGGTCGCGGGCTCATGGCGCAGCCCAGGTCTCTGCTCCTCGACGAGCCCTCGCTCGGGCTCGCGCCTATTGTTGTCAGCGAGATCGCGCGGACCATTCGCGAGCTGGCGAGCCGCGGGCTCACGATCATGCTCGTGGAGCAGAACGCCGCCATGGCCCTCGAGCTGGCCGACCGCGCCTATCTGCTCGAGTCTGGGCACATCTCGCTGCAGGGGACGGCCGCCGATCTGCAGAAGACCGACGTGGTTCGAAAGCTCTATCTCGGCGCGTGACGGCTGCCATGACGGCTCTCCTCGACGTGATGGCGGTGCGGGCGACGGGTAATCCCGGCGCGGTGGTGGTGGAGTGCGGCGAGCCGAGCGGGAGTGTCGAGGAGCGGCTCTGCGACGTCCTCGTCGTGGGGGGCGGGACGGGCGGCATCGCGGCCGCCCTGGCCGCCGCGCGCGCCGGGCGCCGCGTGTGCCTCCTCGAGGAGACGGACTGGATAGGCGGCCAGCTCACGGCGCAGGGCGTCTCCGCCCTCGATGAGCACGAGCACATCGAGCGCTTCGGGGGGACGCGGAGCTACTACGCCCTTCGCGAGGCGATCCGTGATCGCTACCGCCGGCTCTCGCCCGCCCTCGCCTCAGCCAAGCACCCGAACCCGGGGAGCTGCTGGGTCACCCGCCTGGCCTTCGAGGCGCGCGTGGCTGTCGAAGCGCTCCTCGGCATGGCCGCGCCTCATGTCGACGCCCGTCGGCTAGAGCTTCTGACGCGCACCAAGCCCGCGCGGGCGGAAGTCTCCCAGGATCGCATCGAGAGCGTCATGGCCGTCGACCTGGACGATCGCCGCTGGACTCGCATCCGTCCCCGCATC
The window above is part of the Candidatus Methylomirabilota bacterium genome. Proteins encoded here:
- a CDS encoding FAD-dependent oxidoreductase translates to MTALLDVMAVRATGNPGAVVVECGEPSGSVEERLCDVLVVGGGTGGIAAALAAARAGRRVCLLEETDWIGGQLTAQGVSALDEHEHIERFGGTRSYYALREAIRDRYRRLSPALASAKHPNPGSCWVTRLAFEARVAVEALLGMAAPHVDARRLELLTRTKPARAEVSQDRIESVMAVDLDDRRWTRIRPRIVIDATELGDLLPLAGAEYVVGAETKAETGEPHAQPLEPKPHCVQSFTYTFVLENTGPGQSHVIPRPERYEHYRDGQPYSLRIHVHGGEIYGEETRWLEYQVLEQAPGTKGGLWTYRRLIDASLFPSGIGYANDISMINWPGNDYRDQSILDRSPLEQAQALQDAKRVSLGFLHWLQT